The Castanea sativa cultivar Marrone di Chiusa Pesio chromosome 11, ASM4071231v1 genome contains a region encoding:
- the LOC142615044 gene encoding pseudo histidine-containing phosphotransfer protein 2-like — protein MAGSSLQQQIASMRQSLFDEGLLNEQFIELEKLEDASDPNFVKDLINLFLTDSLKNVIGIEESLQYLKADEPFNITELGKFLQQLKGNCLGIGAKKVLIEVEKMLQCHEAGDMEGTKTILPTMKQEYNNLENKLEAYFELLPHIVPEQSSDPPSKGSTSSGK, from the exons ATGGCTGGCAGCTCCTTGCAACAACAGATTGCCTCCATGAGGCAATCCTTGTTTGACGag GGACTCCTAAATGAACAGTTCATTGAATTAGAGAAATTGGAGGATGCGAGCGACCCAAACTTTGTTAaggatttaataaatttatttctaaCTGACTCACTGAAAAATGTCATTGGCATAGAAGAATCTCT GCAATATTTGAAGGCCGATGAACCCTTCAATATCACTGAACTGGGAAAATTTCTTCAACAATTGAAAGGCAACTGCCTCGG AATCGGTGCTAAAAAGGTGCTTATTGAAGTTGAGAAAATGCTGCAATGTCACGAAGCAGGCGACATGGAAGG GACTAAGACCATACTTCCTACCATGAAACAAGAATATAACAATCTGGAGAACAAATTGGAAGCCTATTTTGAG CTACTTCCACATATTGTACCTGAACAGTCATCTGATCCTCCAAGCAAAGGATCAACTAGTAGTGGGAAATGA
- the LOC142615360 gene encoding uncharacterized protein LOC142615360 — protein sequence MAMKQRSGGISATLPGQSVRSVYENFQPISERKEDEGSTILLVHLPGFVKDRIRIIYQTVARNVRVQGERPLGDNRWSRFNETFPVPENCDVDKIHGKFYQGILTVKMPKQVIAKVGPSKEQAKATEKAPHPPKSSAETKPQKVQEVIPPKPTSSMWDEKQRENKASVEPKVQKGVEDVPPKATSTAIDSKRREVKIGQSESPEKAQKGQDVTPPKASSSSDTKRQMKEKNVELRDYNIVEKKHFEWNEAKENEKGVEKHMVIKGKESGETSAKLEMGESSTASKVSVEKEKEKKEIYGGVNKDKPESNGVYYDAEDEGFKGVAVSAMKRVKNLTKSVNEDERQMLVNVGAAVLVIVALGAYVSYSYISSGRAKN from the exons atgGCTATGAAACAACGATCTGGAGGGATTTCGGCCACCCTTCCAGGACAATCTGTCCGTTCGGTATATGAGAATTTCCAGCCAATTTCAGAAAGGAAGGAAGATGAAGGATCTACAATCTTGCTTGTTCATCTTCCTG GTTTTGTGAAAGATCGAATAAGAATCATATATCAGACCGTCGCTCGTAATGTAAGGGTTCAAGGAGAACGACCACTTGGAGATAACAGATGGAGCCGTTTCAATGAAACTTTTCCGGTTCCAGAGAATTGTGACGTAGATAAAATTCATGGCAAGTTTTATCAAGGAATTCTAACCGTTAAAATGCCCAAGCAGGTCATAGCAAAAGTAGGTCCTAGTAAAGAACAAGCTAAAGCAACTGAAAAAGCTCCACACCCTCCAAAATCTAGTGCTGAGACAAAGCCTCAAAAGGTCCAAGAAGTCATCCCTCCTAAACCTACTTCATCTATGTGGGATGAAAAGCAAAGGGAAAACAAAGCTTCCGTTGAGCCAAAGGTGCAAAAGGGTGTGGAAGACGTTCCTCCAAAAGCAACTTCAACTGCCATAGACTCAAAAAGGAGGGAAGTGAAGATTGGTCAATCTGAGAGCCCTGAGAAAGCACAGAAGGGTCAGGATGTAACTCCTCCAAAAGCTAGTTCATCCTCAGATACCAAAAGGCAAATGAAGGAAAAGAATGTGGAGTTAAGAGATTATAATATTGTTGAAAAAAAGCACTTTGAATGGAATGAAGcaaaagagaatgaaaaaggTGTAGAAAAGCATATGGTCATCAAGGGAAAGGAAAGTGGTGAGACAAGTGCAAAGTTAGAGATGGGTGAAAGCAGTACTGCCTCAAAAGTTTCagtggaaaaggaaaaggaaaagaaagagatatatgGTGGTGTTAATAAAGATAAGCCTGAGTCTAATGGAGTTTATTATGATGCGGAGGATGAGGGATTCAAGGGTGTAGCAGTTTCTGCTATGAAGAGAGTGAAGAATCTAACCAAAAGTGTCAATGAAGACGAGAGGCAGATGCTGGTAAATGTGGGTGCAGCAGTTCTTGTGATTGTAGCACTTGGAGCTTATGTCTCCTACAGCTATATCTCCTCTGGAAGAGCCAAAAACTAG
- the LOC142616426 gene encoding stellacyanin-like encodes MDDITGEVKGEVNDFVELEFNTSIDEDHDGTELVFAKEYVVGDENGWNYELDYRAWADGKTFYVGDVLDFNYDKEEHNVIVVNTTGYNKCLASPNLGAFDSGNDRISLTTPGKKYYICQWHCDYSDQKLMITVLRKKMLGTPIFSPH; translated from the exons ATGGATGACATTACAGGTGAAGTGAAAGGTGAAGTGAATGATTTTGTGGAATTAGAATTTAACACTAGTATTGATGAGGATCATGATGGCACTG AATTGGTGTTTGCAAAAGAATATGTTGTTGGAGATGAGAATGGCTGGAATTATGAACTTGATTACCGTGCATGGGCAGATGGCAAGACATTTTATGTTGGAGACGTATTAG ATTTCAACTATGACAAGGAAGAGCACAATGTCATAGTAGTCAATACTACTGGATACAATAAGTGCCTCGCATCTCCAAACTTAGGAGCCTTTGACAGTGGCAATGACAGGATAAGCTTGACCACTCCGGGAAAGAAATATTACATATGTCAATGGCATTGCGATTACTCGGACCAAAAGCTGATGATCACGGTCTTGAGGAAGAAGATGCTGGGCACACCTATCTTTTCACCACATTAA